The nucleotide window CGACGACAGGACGCTGCAAGGCGTATGGAAAACGTTGTTCTGCACCTGGATCGCGCCCAAGACCAAGACCACGCTCCCGGTAACCTTGAGCCAAAACGGAGTCACAAGCACCGAAAATATGGAGTTCTCGAGCCCCGACGGCGTGAACGCGTTTGGCATTCGCATGGTATACCAGAAGACGGACACGGACacgccgacagcgacgaccacaagcagcggcggcacagGACAAACAACAAGCAGCGAGCCGATAGAATCAGAAACAagcacgccctcgccagacgacgatggggggCTCTCCACGGGCGCAACGGTGGCGATTGGCGTTGTCGTCCCGGTTGTGGTCATTGCGGCGTTGCTTGGGATCCTGCTTTGGTGGCGGAGAAGGCGAAGGCATCACCACAGCCAAaccgccgacggcggtggcggcgagctgtaCAAGTACCAGCCGCAGCAAACGGCGGAGCTACACGGGCAGCCTATGCAGGAGCTGCAGGGGAGCGTGGTCGACCCTGTTGAACTGCCGGGGTCGAACCCGCATCCGAGGCGGCCTTGATGTAGAGAGAGGTAATGGGAATGATGGATAATGTCTATACTAAGCTGGCACATGGAGCACGAGCATGTACACTCACTCTGCCTGGGCCATGGACGGCAATCAAGCGTTTGCTGCATAGGTGTGATTTTTGGTCTTCTCTTCTCCTCTTCAACCTTCTATATTatatgcatgcatgccggCTCTGGTTGGAACTCATGTACTTGTGCTTTAGACGGAGAGGCAGTTACCATTCACTGAGGGGGCAACAATATGTCCCAGTCGCTGCGGTGGTCTAGCTCATTCTGAGTCCAATGCAAACCAAAGCGATACACAGTCTGCGAACAGGTAGTTGTCCGACTCCGCGCGCCTGTTGGTTGGGCGCCGGCAACACGCGCCGTTTTTCACAAGGCGTAGCAAACACACGACAAGACCCGCCTATTATGACACGCTCTCCCCGATCCCTGCCTCAACAGCGACACTTTGATCCTTCCGTTGGATAGTTTTGAGGCCCTTTTTGGGCAGATCCCATGCTGTTTAGCATACGTTCCTTTTCCCTGGCAACCCACCCGAGCGTGGAAGCACTGCCTAAGCCATCAACCCGGcaaccccctccccccagtGAGTTTGGACAACGGTCCGAGCCAAGCCACATCGGCACTTGTTGcagcgacatggccgagtACCCAGAGACGGAGGGGCGCACCGCAGAGGAGCGCCAGTGGTTCGCCGATCTGCGAAGCGCCTGGAACGAAGTCGGGGACCAGCTCACGCACGAGGACAAGGTGGTGTGGTTCGGCCTTCTTAAGAAGATCACGGCCAACAAGGAAACCCTGCCCAGCAAGCACCTCGTCGGGGGCCGCGCCAAGAGAGACGGCAACTGGTTCTCGTGGCTGTTCCTGCGCACCATGTTTGGCTACGAGCAGGTGCATCACCTGAAGGCCGCGGAGATGACCGCGAGGGCCAACCCCCGTACGAGCCTGGAGTTTGACATGCTGCCCCATGGATACGTTAGACGCTTTAcccacgacggcggtgtGTCTGCTGTTGCTCAGACGAGCGCTgcaccacgtcgccgccgctgctcgcaACCCGTGGAGGATCAGCAGGTGGACGCAATCACCGTCGCGGTGTCTCCCGAGATGGTGTCCGCCAGGACAATGCAGCAGCACAATGAGCAGCCAGCCCGATACCGGATGCGCACACCGGAGTCTACAAAGTTACCAGCTGCCCAgcagtcgtcgccggcgctgcgcacCAGCATCCGCTTCGTCTTCAACGGCTCCGAAGTCGGCCTAGAGGAATTCATGACAGAGGCCAAGGTGGGAGCCCTAATGCAGCGAGTGGAGAAGACGCTGGACCGGCAACACCAGGAGATCCTGAGAGAGATAAGGCAGGTGGGAAACAAGTCGGACCAGCAATACCGAGAGGTGCTGCGCCTGGTGGCCCAGATGCAGAGCGAACAGCTGCGCGTGGGCGAGGCCAATGACGCACAACTGGGACGGATACATAGCGCGGTGAGGGGGCTGACGGCGTGTCTGGAGGGGTGCGGGACATCAAGCAATAGTGTTTAATAGACGAAAGTGTTGAACGGAATCATACACTTGAACGTCGCAGAACCAAGTGTCGTTTTGTAAGTTGCTATGACAATGAATATGTATCCCTCCTGGCAAACATGTTCCCCGTGTAAGCGCCCGCCAGCCTCACCCGGGGGCGGCATTAGGCTCAATGCTAAGGACTACCGCCGAAAACCGGAGATGGACGCGGTGAACGTAGATTGAAGCCGGAgtcggggcggcgttggcacCTGGAGAAGGTTTCACAGGGGGTGAAATGGCTGACAGAAACAATGCACAGGCAAATTCCGAGGGGACTTTGATGTGCTGAGACTGGGCATGCAGGCAAGGGTGTGAACATTGACGGCATGGGGGTTGCATGAAAGAGCGGTTGTTCTTTGGTGTCGTCGCCTGTTTCACGTCCaccgttgctgctgttgataATTGCCTCGTTCTCTCAATCACAACATGACAATATTGGTGGATTCCCGGTGCAACCTGATGAGCGCCACTCTCGCACAACATACAGAGACAGCCTCAATTTTGTTGCTCGGTCGCCCGGGGCTGGGGGTAAGCGGCCGGTACGATACAAAAGCCCCATCGTCGGCAGTCGAGAAGATTTCACTTTGCAACTCTCGAAGTATCTCGTAGCTCGCACGAGGACCAGCCGTCTTTTGCAAACCTCGTCACCGCGCCTTCGTGCGTACCTAGATAACTGCTATACCAGTTGTGCTAGCCGTACCTTTAGAACTAATCAAAGGAACAAAGACGAAAGAAAGTGAAGAGGCCGAATATACTTCTTGCAGATCCAGGAACGAGTGAGAGGCCTCGGTTATCATCTCCCATAAGAGAGACCTCCCCCCCCGAACAACATGGGTCTCGCCGACGAACGCGCCGTGGACAAGTCTGAGGCATCGGAGGCATCAGAtgacagcagcaccatctCAGCCAGACCATGCAAGGCCACTTCTCTCGGAAAGAGAGCCGAAACGGCTGAAGTAAGCAACAAAAGTGACACTGCGGCGGGCAACGCCCAAAAGGACGGAGAGACCAGTTCGAGATGGGGATCGGACCATCAGCACAACCCCGGCTACCCTGATGGCGCGGAAGATCTCCTTGCCTTCGTGCGGACACTGCTATTGCAAAACCTCACACACGCTCGCAATGTCCAACACAAGGTTGTGCAGATTCAGATTGCAATCGCGAGAGAGAACGCGAGGATGCTGAGTCACGAGAACCTCCTAGTGGAGTTGGCCCTAGCCTGGGGTGAACACATgcagtcgacgacgacggatggacggccgCTGACGGAGGCCCAGCAACGTCTACGCATTGAGGAGGCTGACCCGCTTCTCTACAAGCAGACATCCAGCCGGATACAAGAACTACGGGCTGCGTCGGATTCGCTCATGCTCGCGACCCATGACGATGAGCAGTACAGCGATATTTTGAACGACATTGCCTCCCTATTGGTGAACTTTTTGGCTCCTGCTGTCAGAGATGCAGATTGCGGCGAGAGTTGATTACGGTGGGCTTTAATCACGCCGTTGgccgtcgggcgggcgggcaggttTCCATCTTGCAGACAGGGAAAAGGGGGGCAGGGGGCCAAGTGTGAGTTTGGCGATCCTGTCTGGTGTTTGTTGgtgagcaggaggagcatggCACGGGAATTATTCAGAACGGAGATCTAGACAAGGACGCCGTCCTTGATCGTTGACATGTAGTGTATATGCATGTTGTGAGCACAGCCGAAACGTCCATGTAGAGACGTCGGACCGTAGTCGTTGCCCTGCTCTGTCGCTCGTCATGTCGGCGCTCCCAGGAGGATGGAGCTATTAGAGGTTGAGCTAGCTTTCACGAGCAGTTGAGTGCGCCGGACCGCACACACGGAATCATGATTGCTACCCGAGATGCCGAGCTGCCAGCGGCCAAGTCCAACATAGTTTCATCAATGTGCCAGGCACCGCCCCTCCTCAGTtgagcccagcccagcccaagCCCAGACCTGCGGAGAGGCCCACTGCGCAGCAAAGGGCTGTGTGCCACGGATCGTCACGGCCCGGCGCGAGTTAATACAGGCCGCGCGAGGCATAGTTCAAGAGGTGACCTGCCTAGTTGGTACATGCATACACATATTCGTCCCCAAGGAGTAGCTAGCGGGAGCGTTCAATGTTGGCCGGCCGAGGGTCGGGATATGGAGGGGGGACGTGTTCTTGAGCTAGGTTCAATGTTACCTTTTCGCAAATGACTTGACACAGGGTGGAAGCTGGGGTCACGATGCTTTTGGTCCTTGGGCTCGTCTTAGCAccccctccacctcctccttgAGTTGAGTTGAGTTGAGTTGAGTTGCCTCACCTCCGTCCACACCAAAGGGCGCCAGGCTACAAGCAAAAAGCCAGACTTGTTGACAGTCTTGGGATGGGCGTTACACAGCGTGCCACATGGCAAGCCAACGCCTCAGCTCCCCTGCATGTTGGCTCCTGCTTTCCGTTCGGCAGATCCACGGTGGCGGCTGAACAGCCGGCGGTCCCGACTCGGCCGTTttggccggccgcgggcaggacggacggacatgcttgctgctgctgctggcctgTTGTGTGACAGGGGGGGGAATTCCCACTGAATACTTGACTGAGCGGACTCATGCGGGCTGACCAGAGAGGCACTCTGGatcccccttcttcccccccctGGCAAGCAAATGGGACCGGTCATGCTGCGCCGCGTAATCAGGCGAGCAAGCATAAACGAGAGCGCGCACGCTCTCGCCCTGCCGAGAGAGAGCGCAATGCACAAAGgcatgtactttgtacgtacgtacgcacgcagTAcggacgcgctcgcccttTACTCGTCGCGCCGCTTCATGTTGCTTCTGTCCATCACGAGCTTTGACTGTTGACAGTCGCTTCACGCGCCCTGGGGCTTCGTTCGACCCATCAAATGAGGCGCATGCCCGTCTCCTGCAGCGTGTCATCGCTTCTTCTTTGCTGATCTCCGGCCAAACCTACCCACCAAAAcagagccgccgtcgccgcccccttgAATCCTCACCGATTGTCGCAACGCATGTGGAGCGACTAGAACGGGCTGGGCCGAAAGGAATACGGCGGGGGGAGGGCTTCGACAAGGGTCCGGCTGTCAGGGGCTGATGAGGCTTGTTTTGCCTTGGCTATGGGCCCTGTCAACGGGCGGTGGAGACTTTATTTTCAATGCCCATTCATCCCTCTTCCAGAGCCTGGCGGGAGGAAAGGGGAAGAATGGATGCCGTCTGATCTCATGTTGGTTGGCCGTCAgcttggccggcggcagggcgagacatgatgatgacggaggcTGTCATCGCCTCGGCTTGACGATGACATGATTACTGTTTTTGGGACACGAACACTGGCACTGGGCGCAGCACAGGACAACTTGACGCCTTCGTACCATGTAGCAGTCGAGTGGTGGCATTTGACTCGAAAAGCAAGGACACCCTTTGGCGCCGTGCCATGGAACCAGCCCGTCTGCACCGCCATCATGAGGCGAAGGCGCCGAAAGGGCAATGTCCGTCCatgtgccccccccccccccctaccCATCCATaccccatcccatcccatgcTCCCCCCCGTCTATCCACAacagcccgtcgccgcaggcGGGTCACAACTCTGGACTCGAAACAAAGGCTTGCGCCTCGGGCCCCCCTTCGGTAGTTTCGTAAGGCCCAATGGCCAGCGCGAAAGCAGCATCCAGCTGTCCGTTCCCCTGCAGCAATGGCGGACCGCCACATTTTCTTATTCTtacgtactgtacgaagtactggTTGTAGTGCCCCGGACTGGAGGGCGGAGGGGGAAAGGGTCCTGAAGAAGATGCCGTTGGTCTGTGAGACTCCGGGGGCGCTGCCGAAGTAActtttttctcttcttccccaTCTCGCTGTGCTACTTTCTCAGCTTCTATTTTTTTCCTCTCTTGGATTGGTGAGAAACTTCGTCTTGCATTGTTTTGTTGTTTGTGGTCAATTTGGACCCCAGCTTCCGGTTTACACTCGCTCAGGTCAACTTTAAGTTGTCGCTTGCCAACGTTGGCATTTGATATCACCCTTTAAACACGACCAGaccttcttcctcgactAGCAACACACGCAGTCTTTTCGTTCCACTTGACCTCGACTCTCGTTCCTTCAACAACATCCCCTTTCGTTTCACGCGGCTTCGTCCACcgacgcacgcacaccaTAACTACCACCCAACATGGCGGAAGGCGGCGAGATGCCCGAcctgcagcaccaccaccgcgccgagaagcccaaggcgctcgacatcccgccgccgctcgagcATGTCGCGACGCTCTCCTCGCCGGTCGTGGACGGCCCGCCTCCGACCCTCCTCAACAACCGCCGACGCGGCtcgctcgacctcgacgactaCTTCACGGGCCCGCGCGACATCCAGAAGCACTCCAAGTGGCCCATCTTCCTGCAGATGCACGGCAGCATCCTGCCCAAGCTCATCCTGCCGCTCATCTTCGTCAGCGGCTGGTCCACGGCCGTCACCTGCATCCACGAGCTGGCGCACGACGTTGGCATCAACTCGGTCCTCCTCACCGTGCTCGGTTTCGTCGTCGGTCTCGGCCTCTCGTTCCGAAACTCGACTGCCTACGAGCGCTATGCCGAGGGCCGCAAGTACTGGGCTTCCGTCGTCCAGTCCTCGCAGATCCTCGGCCGCATCTTTTGGATtcacgccgtcgagcgcgacgacCAGGACAAGCGCGAGCAGATTCTCCGCAAGCTCAGCTCCATGAACCTCATCGTGGCCTTTGCCATCTCTCTCAAGCACAGCCTTCGCTTCGAGCCGTATACCGCCTACCCGGACCTCCAGCACCTCATCGCCCACCTCGACACGTTTGCCCGCACCGCCACGGAGAcggctggccctgctgccgctggcgcggACGGGCGCAAGAAGAAGTTCTTCCGCGAGATCGGCGAGTACCTTGGCGTCTCCTTTGCCGCCAGCAACCCGCGCAAGACGCTCAAGCGCGCCACGCAACCCCTGGGCAACCTGCCGCTCGAAGTCCTCAATCACATCGCCGTCACCATCGACATGCTCGTCCGCAACGACCAGCTGCGCGTCCCTATGCAGCAGACGCTCGCTTACAACAACCTCTCCGCTCTCAACGATGCCCTCATCGGCACGGAGCGCGTTCTCTCCACCCCCCTCCCGATTGCATACACCATTGCCATCTCGCAAATCACCTGGCTCtacgtcgccgtcctcccGTTCCAGCTCGTCAAGCTTCTTGATTGGATCGCCATCCCGGCCACCATCGGCGCCAGCTTCATCATCCTGGGCCTCCTGTTCATCGGCCGCGAGATCGAGAACCCCTTTGGCCAGGACGTCAACGACCTGCCCCTGGACAGCTACTGCGAGCAgatcgccgccgacatggacatCATCGCCTCGTACGACAAGCAGGAACCCGAGGCCTTCCTTTTCCGCCCTACCAACCTGCCGCTCTACCCCATCAGCACCGCTCCCGTGAGCGTCTGGATGCATCGCTCTGaggagcgcctgcgcgaAACCATCAAGACCAAGCCGGCCAAGGCGTTTGAGTGGAGGAAATGGGGTCTCAAGGGGACTGCCGCCAATAGTGGTGCAACGAGCTTGCACGGCGATCATAACGTGTGATCTGTTTTTTTTGGCGCATTTGCGCGAGCACGCAGCATCTTTCTTCTCGTGTCAGTCAAAGCATCATTGGTTAACAAAAGGGGCGAGTTGGCGGCGTTTTTGTCTCTAGATCAGATTGTTGAGCGACGGATTTTCGGTTGACAAAAATGCCCATGTATTGGCATGTATAATTAGTTCAATACAAACAACTGGCTAATGCCATGTCTAGTCATACTCAAAAGTTGGCGGAATGGCTGCCTTTTGCTTCCCCCTTTTTCGTCATCTTATGACGGCGTATATCTACCgtctcccctctccccctgGCACCTCCCGTCTCATCTTGCGACAGCCTGTGCCAGCCTCTTGTCGGCCGGCATGCGCTTCAGCACAAACAACAGGGACGCCGAGATGGGCACCAGTAGCACCCAGGCCAGATGCCCGTAGAAGATCTGGTTCCGCACGCCCACAGCGTAGATGGCGGTCGACGCGCCCGGCGCCAGGGAGCGTATCGCGCTGGTGCACGTCAgcgcgatggcgttgagcgTACCCAGCAGATGGGGATCGGGCGCCACGTCGTTGAGCGCCAGCTGGACCGCGGTGAAGGACATGGACACGCCCgggccgatgaagacgacgatcgAGCCCAGGATCCAGAACCAtaccatggcggcgtcggtgtggCTCCGCAGCAGCCCGTTCATCACCATGTAcccgatgaagaagaagggatACGCAATGACGCACAGGCGCAGCACGCCGTTGGTGCCCAtccggcgctgcagcagcggaaAGGCCAGCAGGAGCCAGAgcgcctggctggctccCTGCGCGGCCATGTACATGGAGATCTGGAACGCGTTGCAGCCCAGACCGCCGAGCGAGACGGGCGTGTACAGCGCGACGGGCAAGATGGCGGTAAAGGCAAAGGCCAGGAGCATGATGTGCCCGTACGTCCAGAGGACGACGGTGACGTTGGGAGCCCTGGTGAGCTGCCACAGCGACATCTTGACAAGCTCCCCGTCGACGTGACCATTGCCGTCCTCATTGTAGTTTACCaatgcgccgctgctgccttgGAGCGTATCCGGCGCCTTGCTCTTCTTGAGCGTCTCGTCAAGAAACAGCAACGACGTCAGGGCCCCAGTCGCGCTGATGGCTCCGACAACGAACCCGGGCAGCGCGTACGGGTAGTCCCTGAAGAATTGGTTGTCGCCAAAGACGCCAGGATACTGTTCCGCGGGGTCGGCCAAGGCACCGCCGAGGATGGGGCCCAGGAAGATGCCCACGTTGCCCGCAAAGGCGAACCAGCTGAAGATGACGGCCTGCGTCTCGGGGGTGCTGTGGTCGCCCATCATGGTGCGGATGATGAGGCTCGAGCCGGAGAAGACGCCCGCCAGGCTGCGGAACAGAATCATCTGCCAGATGgagcgggcgacgccgaagaGCGCGGGGCCAATGGTCATGCCGACGAGgctgacgaggaggatgggcttgcggccgacgcggtcggcgaggaggccccAGAAGATGAGCACGACCATCTGCGTCGCCGAGAAGATGCTCTCGATGAGCCCGCTGTAGAAGCCGACGTCCGACTCGGGCAGCCGGCCGTTCTGCTGCACCATCTGCGCGATGAAGGGGaagatggagaagaaggcgatGGGCTCCATCATGCGCGCGTagcagaggaggaagatTTGCAACTTGGGCAGCGGCTTGCCCTTGTTGAGGCCGTCCTGCGCGACCCCAGCATCAGCCGACAAGCAGCCTCGGCTGTCGAGGgagtcgtcctcgtcgtcgtccttgcgaCTGCGAACCAGCAGAGACGCAGCGGCTTccgtgtcgcc belongs to Purpureocillium takamizusanense chromosome 1, complete sequence and includes:
- a CDS encoding uncharacterized protein (COG:S~TransMembrane:1 (o217-238i)~EggNog:ENOG503PE21), with translation MADIIMTRPAGVAGTTTSPPAITSFPRNPLTKSFSRPKDCTGVSKSTFLAMMDLSSTCLPPGLKTESDAYFSPGIACPSGYVSACHDNNGVASLTTVTCCPTLNREVSLSCVDDRTLQGVWKTLFCTWIAPKTKTTLPVTLSQNGVTSTENMEFSSPDGVNAFGIRMVYQKTDTDTPTATTTSSGGTGQTTSSEPIESETSTPSPDDDGGLSTGATVAIGVVVPVVVIAALLGILLWWRRRRRHHHSQTADGGGGELYKYQPQQTAELHGQPMQELQGSVVDPVELPGSNPHPRRP
- a CDS encoding uncharacterized protein (COG:S~TransMembrane:4 (i87-107o113-131i326-347o353-372i)~EggNog:ENOG503Q4MU); the encoded protein is MAEGGEMPDLQHHHRAEKPKALDIPPPLEHVATLSSPVVDGPPPTLLNNRRRGSLDLDDYFTGPRDIQKHSKWPIFLQMHGSILPKLILPLIFVSGWSTAVTCIHELAHDVGINSVLLTVLGFVVGLGLSFRNSTAYERYAEGRKYWASVVQSSQILGRIFWIHAVERDDQDKREQILRKLSSMNLIVAFAISLKHSLRFEPYTAYPDLQHLIAHLDTFARTATETAGPAAAGADGRKKKFFREIGEYLGVSFAASNPRKTLKRATQPLGNLPLEVLNHIAVTIDMLVRNDQLRVPMQQTLAYNNLSALNDALIGTERVLSTPLPIAYTIAISQITWLYVAVLPFQLVKLLDWIAIPATIGASFIILGLLFIGREIENPFGQDVNDLPLDSYCEQIAADMDIIASYDKQEPEAFLFRPTNLPLYPISTAPVSVWMHRSEERLRETIKTKPAKAFEWRKWGLKGTAANSGATSLHGDHNV
- a CDS encoding uncharacterized protein (COG:S~EggNog:ENOG503NVHV~TransMembrane:12 (i95-117o137-157i164-183o189-210i222-244o264-288i339-363o375-397i409-427o439-467i479-505o511-532i)), translating into MVSIKAGRRPSDPRPPAPADNPEEARDATETTPLLAGRQLAPDDGDTEAAASLLVRSRKDDDEDDSLDSRGCLSADAGVAQDGLNKGKPLPKLQIFLLCYARMMEPIAFFSIFPFIAQMVQQNGRLPESDVGFYSGLIESIFSATQMVVLIFWGLLADRVGRKPILLVSLVGMTIGPALFGVARSIWQMILFRSLAGVFSGSSLIIRTMMGDHSTPETQAVIFSWFAFAGNVGIFLGPILGGALADPAEQYPGVFGDNQFFRDYPYALPGFVVGAISATGALTSLLFLDETLKKSKAPDTLQGSSGALVNYNEDGNGHVDGELVKMSLWQLTRAPNVTVVLWTYGHIMLLAFAFTAILPVALYTPVSLGGLGCNAFQISMYMAAQGASQALWLLLAFPLLQRRMGTNGVLRLCVIAYPFFFIGYMVMNGLLRSHTDAAMVWFWILGSIVVFIGPGVSMSFTAVQLALNDVAPDPHLLGTLNAIALTCTSAIRSLAPGASTAIYAVGVRNQIFYGHLAWVLLVPISASLLFVLKRMPADKRLAQAVAR